AAGCGTTATATGGCTGCCAGGGACCTGGAAAAGGAAGGGGCGGAAGTAAAGATTGAGACGGCTGTGGACAGCGGGGCTGTGGAGACCTTTGTAAATGAAAATTGTTCCGGCCTTGCGGGAGCGGCTCAGGACGCCACCATTACACGTGTGGACGGTCAGTTTCAGATTACTCCTTCTGCAAAAGGAGTAGTTGTAGATATAGAGGCTACGAAAAATGCTTTGGATCAGGCTATGGCAGAGGGATTGGACCAGCCGGTTCAGGTTGCGGCAGTAGTTACTGAAAGCGATCCTAAGATTACTACAGAAATGTTGGAGACAATTCAGGACGTGCTGGGAACCTGCACTACAGATTTCAGCAGCAGCGGCGCTTCCCGTTCTAAGAATCTCCAGGTAGGTTCAGCTAAAATAAACGGCCGCGTACTTTTGCCTGGAGAAACATTGTCAGGCTATGAGTGTATGCAGCCATTTACTACGGCAAACGGATATGCCACAGCTGCGGCATATGAAAACGGCCAGGTAGTAGACAGCATTGGAGGAGGCGTGTGCCAGATCGCCACAACCATGTACGATATGGCCCTTTATGCAGAGCTGGAGATTACGCAGAGACAGAACCATTCTATGACCGTAGCTTATGTAAAGCCGTCTATGGATGCAGCCATTGCCGGCACATATAAGGATATTAAGATTACTAATAATTATGATACGCCTATTTATATTGAGGCTTACACATCAGGAAAAAAACTGACCTTTACCTGTTACGGAAAAGAGACAAGACCGGCAAACAGAAAGGTGGAATATATTTCAGAGACTTTAGGCTATGTAGACCCGGGAGCTCCTATTGAGAAGGTGGATAATTCTATGGCTCCGGGAGCCAGGAAAAGACTTCAGTCCTCCCACACAGGATTAAGATCTAGATTGTGGAAGGTAGTTACGGTAGACGGAAAAGAAACAGAGAGGACTGTGCTTCACACAGACACCTATAATGCTTCAAAAGCTATTTACGCAGTAGGGCCAGCGGCAGCTCCGCCAACAGAGGCGCCTGCACCGGTGGAGACGCCGCCGGCAGAGACAGAGCCGCAAGTAGCGGCTCCGGTAGAGGGCGTGGACGGAGGACCAGGAGTTTCTGCGCCTCAGCAGTCTGCGGAGGCCCCGGCGGCCGGACCAGGTTCAGAAGCCCCAGAGGCGGCGGCTCCAGCGCCTCAGCCGGAAACAGGGGCGCCTCAGCCGTCTGCAGAAGTCCCGGCACCTCAGCCGGAGACTCCTGCTGATAACGGAGGCGAACCGGCCTGATGAGAAGAAAAATAGACAGAGCCTGTGAGGGAACAGTAAAACCAGGGCAGGAACTGGTGGCAGCCGGCTTTGCCGGAAGAGCGGGAGCAGCTTTGATTGCAAAAGCCAGAGAAGAAGAGCTGACTGAACATTTCAGCCGGCTGTATGTAGAGAGCATTTACAATTACAAAGAAGTACCAGCAGACAGGAATCTGGAGCAGTGGAGGCCATTGGGCGCGACTGAGCGGGAGATGGCAGGAGAGGGCGGAATTTTAGCCGCCCTCTGGAATTTGCTCTGCGCCTACGGCGTAGGAGGAAATTTTACTCTGCGACAGATTCCTGTTACACAAGAAACCATAGAAATATGCGAGTATTACAATTTAAATCCATATAGACTGTACAGCGAAAATTGTGTGATTCTTGTAACTGACAACGGAGGCAGGCTGGTAAAGGAGCTGGAAAAAGAGGGAATTTGCGCAGCTGTAATCGGAAGTGTGCTTTCAGGAGTGAAAATTGAAATTCAGACAGCTGAGGGAACAGCGTACCTGGAACGGCCGTCTGGAGATGAAATAGAAAAGGTAAAGAGGAGGCAGAAGAAGATCTATGAGAGAGAAGATTTTGGCGGTAATGGAGAAGAACAGCAGAATTGATGTAAAGGACCTGGCGGTTTTGCTGGGGGAAAGCGAAGTGGCGGTTGTCAATGAAATCGCTGAAATGGAGAAAGAGAGAATTATCTGCGGATATCATACTTTAATTGACTGGGATAAAACAGGAGACGAGAGAGTGACAGCTTTAATAGAAGTAAAGGTAACTCCTCAAAGAGGCATGGGATTTGACAAGGTTGCAGAGCGGATTTACCAGTACAACGAGGTGACTGCCGTTTACCTTATGTCCGGTGCCTTTGACTTTACTGTGATTATTGAAGGCAGAACTATGCGCCAGGTAGCTCAGTTTGTATCAGACAAACTGTCTCCAATGGAGTCTGTGTTAAGCACAGCCACTCATTTTATTTTGAAAAAATATAAAGACCACGGCACAATTATTGCAGAAGAAGAGCAGGATGAAAGGATGTTGATTACCCCATGAGAAATCCATTGTCAGAAACTATAGTACAGATTCCGCCGTCAGGAATCAGGAAGTTTTTCGATATAGTCAGCGAGATGAAGGACGCCATTTCCCTGGGCGTAGGAGAACCGGACTTTGACACTCCATGGCATATTAGAGAAGAGGGAATTTATTCCCTGGAAAAGGGACGTACCTTTTATACTTCCAATGCAGGTTTGAGAGATTTAAAGGTGGAGATCTGCAATTATCTAAAAAGAAAATGCAGCCTTACATATAATCCTGACACAGAAGTAATGGTAACTGTAGGAGGCAGCGAGGCCATAGATATTGCTTTAAGAGCAATGCTGGACCCTGCAGACGAGGTTTTAATTCCTCAGCCCAGCTATGTTTCCTACGTGCCCTGCACTATTTTGGCAGGAGGCACGCCGGTGATTATTGAACTGGAGGAAAAAGACCAGTTTAAGCTGACCCTGGAAAAGCTGCTGGAAAAAATCACGCCTAAAACTAAGGTGCTGGTAATCCCGTTTCCTAATAACCCAACAGGCGCTATTATGGAAAAGGAGGAGCTGGAAAAAATCGCTGAGATTGTAGTTGAGAAAGATTTATTTGTAATTTCAGATGAGATTTACTGCGAATTAACATACAAGGGAAACCATGTCTCTATTGCCTCCTTCCCTGGAATGCAGGAGAGAACAGTGCTGATTAACGGATTTTCCAAGTCATATGCCATGACTGGATGGAGACTGGGATATGCGGCTGCGCCGGAAGTAATATTAAAACAGATGCTGAAAATCCATCAGTTTGCTATTATGTGCGCCCCTACTACCAGCCAGTATGCAGCTGTTTCCGCTTTGAAAAATGGGGATGAGGATGTAAAAAATATGCGGGAGTCTTATAACCAGCGCCGCAGATTTTTGGTAAATGCCTTCCGGGAAATGGGATTGGACTGCTTTGAGCCCTTCGGAGCTTTTTATGTATTTCCAAGTATTAAACGGTTTGGCATGAGCTCTGACGAGTTCTGCATGGAACTGTTAAAGCAGGAAAAGGTAGCCGTAGTGCCGGGAACTGCCTTTGGAGCCAGCGGAGAAGGATTTATCCGTGTTTCCTACGCATATTCATTGAAAAACCTGAAGGAAGCTCTGGGGCGTATTGAAAAATTTGTAAATCGCCTGGACGGAAAGGCCTAAAATATGAATATAGTTTTATTTGAGCCGGAGATGCCGGCCAATACAGGAAATATTGGACGTACCTGTGTAGCCACAGATACGAAGCTGCATTTAATTGAACCTTTAGGCTTTAAATTAAACGAGAAGGCCATTAAACGGGCGGGGCTGGATTACTGGGATAAGCTGGACGTGATAGTGTACAGCGATTATCAGGATTTCCTCTCTAAAAATCCGGGGGCGAAAATCTATATGGCTACTACAAAAGCCCCTTCTGTATATACAGACGTAAAATATGAGCCTGACTGCTTTATTATGTTTGGCCCGGAAAGCCGGGGGATTCCAGAAGAGATTTTATTGGAAAACCAGGAGACCTGCGTAAGAATCCCTATGTGGGGAGATATTCGTTCCTTAAACCTGTCTAATTCTGTAGCTGTAATTTTATATGAGGCTTTAAGACAAAATGGTTTTGAGGATATGAAAATGAAAGGCAATTTAACAAAATATAAGTGGTCTGAATAAGAAAAGCAAAGGTAAAATATGGAGGCTGCTGTTAAGTAATCAATGAATGTTTTGATTAAAATGTTCTGATTGATTTAACAGCAGCCTCCTTTTATTTCCCGGGCAAGCCTTTGTTATTTAGACTTTCAAAGACTTACCTTCATAGAAATTTTTTTAGGTTTAGGCTTTGAGGCAATATCCTTGTACCGGTAAATACTTAAAAGAATTCCCAGCATAAAGTATGTAATTAAGGTGGAGCGCAGCCCATAAGAAAAGAACGGCATACATAATTGGCTGAATAATATATAACCTAAATTAGAAAGTACATACCTGACTGTTTCTAAGGACAGGACAAGGCCGCAGCTTAGACCTACTATCATGCCAAGCTGATTGGGCTGGCGGAAACAGATGTAGAAAATTCTCATAAACAGCAGTCCAAAAGCCAGGAGAAGAAGGCAGGTCCCTCCAATGCCTAAATATGTAAATAAGTATGTAATAATATAATCATAAGAATACCCAGGCAGCATCTGCTCTAAAGGCAGATTGGAGGAAGCGGAGCCCCATAAGGCCCAGGAATCCTTCAGACTGAAAATAGAGGCCTGAATATAGGTGCTTCCGTGAGGTTCAAATAAAGGATTGCCCAGAGCCTGTAATCTGGCGATTTGGTAAGGCTGTAAAAGACCTAAAGTTGGCCCCAAAATAAGGAACAAAACAATTCCTGCAAGTGAAAGGCCCCACATGGAACAGATCAAAAGAATCTTGCGGGAGATAAACCATCCTTTTGCCGCGGCGGCAGTCATAATCAAAAGAAATATTGTATATAGGCATACAAACATATTTATGGAATGATAGATAAAGAAAACAGGCAAAAGAGAAATACCTCCGCAGATGCAGCAGACTGCAAAGCCTCTTTTCCCCTGCCCTCTGCTTCTATATACAATTCCCGCAAAACAGGGCGCTAATAAATAAAGAATAATCTGTATGTAAATATATCCTCCGTTAACAGGCCTTACAAAGACCGGCGCAACAGAAAGGGAAACAGTGCAGAAGCCCCACAGAAGGAAGGTATACTTTCCTATTAAGGTATAATCTATAAAATAAACGCCTATCATAAGAAGCAATCCTAACCCGGTATAAATACACTGACGGAAGAATTGATTATAATTGGCATCAGCAGACATATGGTATTGAACAGCCAGTCCTGCTAAGCTGAATAAAATAATGATGATCAGGGTTTTCCAGTCTGTGCGGGGACGGTGAATTCTATCCATCTCCATCCCGACTTTTACCGGATCTCCCATCTGCCGAATACTTTCAGCTAACGCTTCAGGCGGTTCCATTCCCATTTCCTGAAAGGCCTCTGTCTGATCCTCAATATGAGCAGATATTTCCTCCTGAACAAAGGTCCTGGCTTTCCTGCTTCGGATTTGGGCAGATAACAGCGCTAAGTACTCAGACCGCTCCATAGACAGCACCTCCTAGTACATGGGCCACAGCCCCGGCATATTCCTCCCACTCTGCCTGCTTTTTAGATAAATATTTTTTCCCTTCCCTGGTAATAGAATAATATTTTCGCACCTTTCCCTGAACCTCCTGCTCATAACAGGTGAGACAGCCCTGAGATACCAGAGAGTGAAGAAGAGGGTACATAGTTCCGGCCTTTAGCTGAAATACATTATTGGACCGGGCCTCTAAGGTCTCAATCATCTCATAGCCATACATATCCTTTTCTGAAAGAAGCTTTAAAAGCAGCAAAGATGTGCTGCCGGAAATCAAGCTTTTGTCAACTGCCATAAAAACACCTCCTTATATCGACTATCTATATATAATGATATACTTATAATATATCGATAATCTATATATGTCAAGAAAAATAAAAAGGGATGCAGAATAATGGAAAAGTGGAAAGTCACCTTCCAAGGATGCTACATCCCTTTGGCTATTAAAATATTAAAGATTTGTAGATCTGGGCAGACTGAAAATAAATTCAGTGCCTACTTTTTCAGTGCTGACCACGTCAATATTTTCCCCATGGGACTGAATAATTTCCTTTACAATAGCCAGGCCCAGCCCTGTTCCCCGTTTGTCTTTGCCCCGGGAAATATCAGATTTATAAAATCTTTCCCAGATTTTTTTAATACTATCCTTTGGGATACCTATGCCAGTGTCCTTTACTGAGACAAAAACTTTCTCATGGCGCACAGAGGCCTGAATATAAATGGTTGAATCGTGATGGCTGAATTTAATGGCATTGTCGATTAAATTATAAAGCACCTGCTGGATTTTTCCCAGGTCAGCATAAACCATTTGAATATTATCAGAAAATGTTAGTTCAAAGGTGATGCCCTTTGTATTGCAGATGCCTTCAAATGAAGCTGCAGTATCTTTAATAACCCTGTTAATGTCAAAGTTAGTTCTGGACAAATAGCCTTTGCTGTCCAGGGAGTTTAAGGTAAGCATTCCCTCTGTCAGCTTGTTCAGACGGTCAGTTTCAGAAATTACCCGTTTTAAATATTTCTCCTGCATCTCAACAGGGATTGTGCCGTCAATAATCGCCTCTAAATAGCCTTTAATGGAGGTTAAAGGGGAGCGAAAATCATGGGAGACATTGGCAATGAAGTTTCGCTGATATTCTTCCATTTGATTTAATTCCCCGGACATATAATTTAAGGTGGCGGCTAAATAGCCGATTTCATCCTGAGTGTTTACCTGAATGGTGTATCCTAGATTTCCCGCAGCGTATTCGTTGGCGCCTGCAGTGATTTTATTCAAAGGCCCGTACACATATCTGGTGAATACAATCATAATAATCAGAGACAAACCGAAAAGAATAGCCCCTGAAATATATAGAATGTCAAGGGTTTTACTTCTGAAAATCATCAGCTCATTTAAGGGCATATGAATTAAAATGTATCCGTATGTGTTGTAATTTCCCGTAATGGGAGCGGAAACGCTAATTACGTCATGGTCAAATTGGTTATAAAAGCTTCCTACAGAAAATGGCTTGTTATCTGTTAAAGGAGGCTCAAAATTTTCCAGGGTAATGCCTGATCTGGCAGAGTTGTCGCTGTCCAGAATAATGGTGCCCTTTCTGTTAACAACCCATATATCAGCTTTTAAATATACAGATACAGCTTGAAGCTGAGGAAATACAGAAGAAAGTTCCGCCACCTTACTTCCCTGATATGGACTGCTGCACTGCTCCGCAATGACTGTGGCCTCGTTATAAAGAGCGTCTACTTGAGATTCTAAAAGGTGGTTTAGGATCATTCGGGAACCAATGGTGGAAATAGAAATAAATCCCAAAAGGCCGAAAATAAAATATCCCAGTACAAATTTATAATAGATAGAACGTAAATGCATTATCTTTTAACCTCAAATTTGTATCCAATTCCCCATACAGTTGATAGAGCCCAGTTTTGATGGTCTTTAATTTTTTCTCTAAGACGTTTAATATGTACGTCTACAGTCCGCGTGTCGCCGATATATTCGTATCCCCAAATATGGTCCAACAGCTGCTCTCTGGTAAATACCTGGTTGGGGGAGGAGGCCAGGAAATAAAGAAGCTCTAATTCCTTAGGCGGCATCTCCACAGAATGTCCCTGGTAAATAACAGAATAATTAGTCAGATTTACAATAAGATCAGGGTATTCTACGTAGTCTCCCTGCTGTTCAGAGGAGGAGGGGACTGCTGGGGATACTGGCTGATACCTGCGAAGCACAGCCTTTACTCTTGCCACTAATTCTTTAGAATCAAATGGCTTGATCATATAATCGTCGGCTCCCAGCTCCAGTCCCAGAACCTTATCAAAAATCTCTCCTTTTGCGGAAAGCATAATAATAGGAGTCTGGGAGCCGGTGCGAATTTCCCGGCATACCTGATAGCCGTCAATACCTGGCAGCATCAGGTCTAAAAGTACAATGCTGGGTTTAAACTCAGGGAAAACCTTTAAGGCCTCCTCACCGTCGTTGACAATCATTGTTTCATAACATTCTTTCATTAAATAAAGTGAAATTAACTCTGCAATATTTTCATCATCATCCACAATTAAAACTCTTTGTTTTTCTGCCATATAACGCTCCTGTCTATTTAAATGTCACAATAGTAACGCCGGTATCTCCTTCTCCAAACTCTCCCAGACGGAATTCTTTTACATATTTCAGCTTTTTCAGATGCTTGTGAACGCCTGCCTTTAACGCGCCTGTTCCCCGGCCGTGAACTACCCGGACCTGATTTAAATGAGATAAGTAGGCGTCGTCCAGATATTTATCTAAAACCGGAAGAGCCTCGTCAACAGTCATTCCAATTAGATTTACTTCCGGAGAAATAGTGCTGGACTTAGACATTTTTATCTTTCCGCTGCCAGTCTTATTTAATGAAGGACCGGTGATAACAGGCTCATCCAGAAGCTCAATATCTTTTATATTTACAAGTGACCGGAGAATACCCATCTGTACATACAAATCCCCTTTATTATTGGGAAGTGAACTGACAGTGCCGTTTAAGTTCATAGTAAGCACTCTGACGCTGTCCCCCAGCTTTAATGTTTTAGGAGAAACAGTTTTTTTAGGCTGCTGTTTTCCGCGCAGGGATAAATCCTTTTCCACATCTCCCAGTTTTTCTCTCAAACGGGAACGCTGTGCCTCCAGTTCTTTTGTAAGTCCGGCGGCATCCCCCAGCTTATTAATATTGCGGATGGTCTGGTCAGCCGTCTCCTTGGCCTCTCTAAGAATTCTCTGAGCCTCTTCTTTAGCATCCCGGATAAATGTATCTCTCCGCTCATCCAGGCGTTCTTCCTTTTTCTCTAAGCGGGATTTCAGCTGGGCAATCTCTGTTTTATATGCGGCGATTTCCTGCTGTTCCTTTTCAATGGTTACTCTGCTGTGTTCCAGGTTAGCTAAAAGATCTTCAAATGTTTCATCCTTTGCTTCCAGATGAGTTTTTGCATCCTCAATAATATAGTCAGGAAGCCCCAGCTTACTGGAAATAGCAAAGGCGTTGCTCTTTCCGGGAATACCGATGAGAAGTCTGTATGTGGGGCGAAGGGTTTCCAGGCTGAATTCACAGCAGGCATTTTCAACTCCCTCAGTAGTAAGGGCAAATACCTTTAATTCACTGTAGTGAGTAGTCGCCATGGTGCGGCACTTCATATTGTGGAGGAAGGAAAGTATGGCAATAGCCAAAGCTGCTCCCTCTGTAGGGTCAGTTCCCGCCCCAAGCTCGTCGAACAGACAGAGAGAATTGCTGTCCGCCTGCTCCAGAATTTTAACTATATTTGTCATGTGAGAGGAGAAGGTACTAAGACTTTGTTCAATACTCTGCTCGTCTCCAATATCTGCAAAAACCTCTTCAAACACAGACAGCTGGGAGCCGTCGAAGGCGGGAATATGAAGGCCGGCCTGGCCCATAAGAGTAAACAGGCCCACAGTTTTCAGAGAAACAGTTTTTCCTCCTGTATTAGGTCCTGTTACAATGAGAAGATCAAACTTCTTACCCAGATGAATGTTAATAGGCACCACCTTTTCAGGATCTAAAAGAGGATGGCGGCCGTCTTTTATATTAATATATCTGTCTTTATTAAAAACAGGGGCGCTGCATTTATAATGGCGGGAAAGGGCCGCCTTGGCGAAAATAAAGTCCAGTTTCACAAGAGTCTGAAGATTTACTTTCAGCTCCTCTGTATAAGGGCTTACCTGATTGCTCAGCTCTGCCAACACAGCCTGAATTTCCTTCTGCTCCTGAATCTCCAGCTCCCTAAGGTCATTATTCAGCTTAATAACAGCCATAGGCTCTATAAATAAAGTGGAGCCTGTGGAGGATTGGTCGTGAACCATGCCGGAAACCTGATTCTTGTACTCGGCCTTTACAGGGAGACAGTATCTGCCGTCTCTCATGGTAATTACTGCATCCTGAAGATAATTACGGCTGGAATTTAAAAGGGCGCTCATCTGAGAGTGGATTTTGTCCTGAATCCCCTTCATAGAGCGGCGCACCCGGCGCAGGCCGGGACTGGCGTCGTCGCTGATTTCCTCCTCAGAAAGAATACAGCGTTTAATCTCTGTATTAACAGGGGTTAACGGTTCCAGGGAACGGAACATCCATTCCAGAGAGTCATCTTCAAATAGATCTTCCTCATGGCGTCCATAAGCCTTAGCCCTGGCTGCTATAGTTAAAAGAGAGCTGATAGAAAGCAGCTCAATAATTCCCAGAGAGCTTCCGATTTCCAGACGTTTTAAAGAGTCTCTGATATCCCGGACGCCGTTAAAGGACAGACTGCCCTTCATGCGGATTCTGCTTACTGCATCCGTAGTTTCCTGCTGACTTTGAATGATTTCGTCGTAATCTATAGAAGGTAAAAGAGAGGAGCACAATTCCTTTCCCATGGGAGAGGAGGCATATTCTGTCAGCTGCCCGATAATTTTATTATATTCTAAAGTTTTAAGCGCTTTATGATTCATAATCTAGTCACCTTTTTATAAATTAATGCTGGTACACTGATGGTATTATATCATACGGTATAATATCTTTGCCAGCTTTTTTGTGGATATTCTGTTTTTAGAAAGGGTTGCATAATAGGAAGAAGAAAAGTATAATAGGGATAGGTTTTTTTAGGAGGTCTTCTATGCCGGAGATAAAAGACAGGGATAAGGAACAGCCAGAGAAACGCCAGTTTATTAAAGAGAAAATTGTAAGACAGCCAAGGACAAAGGAGCAGTTCATCAAAGGCGGTATTGTCCTTTTGTTTCTTGCGGCTTTATTCGGCGTAATCGCAGCAATCACTTTTACAATTTCCAGGCCTATTGCTGAAAAGTATTTGGCTGGCGGCGAGACAGAAAGCCAAACCATCAGTATTCCCAAGGATGAGGAGACGGCGCCTTCTCAGGAGGCGGAAAAAGAGCCAGAAGAGCCTGAAACAGAACCGGTGCGGGATCTGGTGGAGGAGGCGCTTTCCAGCTACCAGTATACTATGCAGGATTTTACCACTATATATGGAAATTTAAAGCAGCTGGGCCAGAAGGTAGACAAAAGCGTGGCTGTCGTTCATTCTGTAAGGCATGAGACAGACTGGTTTGACA
The window above is part of the Lachnoclostridium edouardi genome. Proteins encoded here:
- a CDS encoding VanW family protein; this encodes MKKKVWAGGVFAACLAVGVLTAAPLYTGAAELPAGLTAGGQDLGGLTREEADQKIREYVSSMENQKITLEIGDQSVETTAKDLGFHWSNEDAVGEAVGKLTEGNLLKRYMAARDLEKEGAEVKIETAVDSGAVETFVNENCSGLAGAAQDATITRVDGQFQITPSAKGVVVDIEATKNALDQAMAEGLDQPVQVAAVVTESDPKITTEMLETIQDVLGTCTTDFSSSGASRSKNLQVGSAKINGRVLLPGETLSGYECMQPFTTANGYATAAAYENGQVVDSIGGGVCQIATTMYDMALYAELEITQRQNHSMTVAYVKPSMDAAIAGTYKDIKITNNYDTPIYIEAYTSGKKLTFTCYGKETRPANRKVEYISETLGYVDPGAPIEKVDNSMAPGARKRLQSSHTGLRSRLWKVVTVDGKETERTVLHTDTYNASKAIYAVGPAAAPPTEAPAPVETPPAETEPQVAAPVEGVDGGPGVSAPQQSAEAPAAGPGSEAPEAAAPAPQPETGAPQPSAEVPAPQPETPADNGGEPA
- a CDS encoding AIR synthase; the encoded protein is MRRKIDRACEGTVKPGQELVAAGFAGRAGAALIAKAREEELTEHFSRLYVESIYNYKEVPADRNLEQWRPLGATEREMAGEGGILAALWNLLCAYGVGGNFTLRQIPVTQETIEICEYYNLNPYRLYSENCVILVTDNGGRLVKELEKEGICAAVIGSVLSGVKIEIQTAEGTAYLERPSGDEIEKVKRRQKKIYEREDFGGNGEEQQN
- a CDS encoding Lrp/AsnC family transcriptional regulator; translated protein: MREKILAVMEKNSRIDVKDLAVLLGESEVAVVNEIAEMEKERIICGYHTLIDWDKTGDERVTALIEVKVTPQRGMGFDKVAERIYQYNEVTAVYLMSGAFDFTVIIEGRTMRQVAQFVSDKLSPMESVLSTATHFILKKYKDHGTIIAEEEQDERMLITP
- a CDS encoding aminotransferase class I/II-fold pyridoxal phosphate-dependent enzyme, whose protein sequence is MRNPLSETIVQIPPSGIRKFFDIVSEMKDAISLGVGEPDFDTPWHIREEGIYSLEKGRTFYTSNAGLRDLKVEICNYLKRKCSLTYNPDTEVMVTVGGSEAIDIALRAMLDPADEVLIPQPSYVSYVPCTILAGGTPVIIELEEKDQFKLTLEKLLEKITPKTKVLVIPFPNNPTGAIMEKEELEKIAEIVVEKDLFVISDEIYCELTYKGNHVSIASFPGMQERTVLINGFSKSYAMTGWRLGYAAAPEVILKQMLKIHQFAIMCAPTTSQYAAVSALKNGDEDVKNMRESYNQRRRFLVNAFREMGLDCFEPFGAFYVFPSIKRFGMSSDEFCMELLKQEKVAVVPGTAFGASGEGFIRVSYAYSLKNLKEALGRIEKFVNRLDGKA
- a CDS encoding tRNA (cytidine(34)-2'-O)-methyltransferase; this encodes MNIVLFEPEMPANTGNIGRTCVATDTKLHLIEPLGFKLNEKAIKRAGLDYWDKLDVIVYSDYQDFLSKNPGAKIYMATTKAPSVYTDVKYEPDCFIMFGPESRGIPEEILLENQETCVRIPMWGDIRSLNLSNSVAVILYEALRQNGFEDMKMKGNLTKYKWSE
- a CDS encoding FtsW/RodA/SpoVE family cell cycle protein, whose translation is MERSEYLALLSAQIRSRKARTFVQEEISAHIEDQTEAFQEMGMEPPEALAESIRQMGDPVKVGMEMDRIHRPRTDWKTLIIIILFSLAGLAVQYHMSADANYNQFFRQCIYTGLGLLLMIGVYFIDYTLIGKYTFLLWGFCTVSLSVAPVFVRPVNGGYIYIQIILYLLAPCFAGIVYRSRGQGKRGFAVCCICGGISLLPVFFIYHSINMFVCLYTIFLLIMTAAAAKGWFISRKILLICSMWGLSLAGIVLFLILGPTLGLLQPYQIARLQALGNPLFEPHGSTYIQASIFSLKDSWALWGSASSNLPLEQMLPGYSYDYIITYLFTYLGIGGTCLLLLAFGLLFMRIFYICFRQPNQLGMIVGLSCGLVLSLETVRYVLSNLGYILFSQLCMPFFSYGLRSTLITYFMLGILLSIYRYKDIASKPKPKKISMKVSL
- a CDS encoding PadR family transcriptional regulator, which produces MAVDKSLISGSTSLLLLKLLSEKDMYGYEMIETLEARSNNVFQLKAGTMYPLLHSLVSQGCLTCYEQEVQGKVRKYYSITREGKKYLSKKQAEWEEYAGAVAHVLGGAVYGAV
- a CDS encoding sensor histidine kinase — its product is MHLRSIYYKFVLGYFIFGLLGFISISTIGSRMILNHLLESQVDALYNEATVIAEQCSSPYQGSKVAELSSVFPQLQAVSVYLKADIWVVNRKGTIILDSDNSARSGITLENFEPPLTDNKPFSVGSFYNQFDHDVISVSAPITGNYNTYGYILIHMPLNELMIFRSKTLDILYISGAILFGLSLIIMIVFTRYVYGPLNKITAGANEYAAGNLGYTIQVNTQDEIGYLAATLNYMSGELNQMEEYQRNFIANVSHDFRSPLTSIKGYLEAIIDGTIPVEMQEKYLKRVISETDRLNKLTEGMLTLNSLDSKGYLSRTNFDINRVIKDTAASFEGICNTKGITFELTFSDNIQMVYADLGKIQQVLYNLIDNAIKFSHHDSTIYIQASVRHEKVFVSVKDTGIGIPKDSIKKIWERFYKSDISRGKDKRGTGLGLAIVKEIIQSHGENIDVVSTEKVGTEFIFSLPRSTNL
- a CDS encoding response regulator transcription factor — protein: MAEKQRVLIVDDDENIAELISLYLMKECYETMIVNDGEEALKVFPEFKPSIVLLDLMLPGIDGYQVCREIRTGSQTPIIMLSAKGEIFDKVLGLELGADDYMIKPFDSKELVARVKAVLRRYQPVSPAVPSSSEQQGDYVEYPDLIVNLTNYSVIYQGHSVEMPPKELELLYFLASSPNQVFTREQLLDHIWGYEYIGDTRTVDVHIKRLREKIKDHQNWALSTVWGIGYKFEVKR
- a CDS encoding endonuclease MutS2, whose amino-acid sequence is MNHKALKTLEYNKIIGQLTEYASSPMGKELCSSLLPSIDYDEIIQSQQETTDAVSRIRMKGSLSFNGVRDIRDSLKRLEIGSSLGIIELLSISSLLTIAARAKAYGRHEEDLFEDDSLEWMFRSLEPLTPVNTEIKRCILSEEEISDDASPGLRRVRRSMKGIQDKIHSQMSALLNSSRNYLQDAVITMRDGRYCLPVKAEYKNQVSGMVHDQSSTGSTLFIEPMAVIKLNNDLRELEIQEQKEIQAVLAELSNQVSPYTEELKVNLQTLVKLDFIFAKAALSRHYKCSAPVFNKDRYINIKDGRHPLLDPEKVVPINIHLGKKFDLLIVTGPNTGGKTVSLKTVGLFTLMGQAGLHIPAFDGSQLSVFEEVFADIGDEQSIEQSLSTFSSHMTNIVKILEQADSNSLCLFDELGAGTDPTEGAALAIAILSFLHNMKCRTMATTHYSELKVFALTTEGVENACCEFSLETLRPTYRLLIGIPGKSNAFAISSKLGLPDYIIEDAKTHLEAKDETFEDLLANLEHSRVTIEKEQQEIAAYKTEIAQLKSRLEKKEERLDERRDTFIRDAKEEAQRILREAKETADQTIRNINKLGDAAGLTKELEAQRSRLREKLGDVEKDLSLRGKQQPKKTVSPKTLKLGDSVRVLTMNLNGTVSSLPNNKGDLYVQMGILRSLVNIKDIELLDEPVITGPSLNKTGSGKIKMSKSSTISPEVNLIGMTVDEALPVLDKYLDDAYLSHLNQVRVVHGRGTGALKAGVHKHLKKLKYVKEFRLGEFGEGDTGVTIVTFK